Genomic window (Haloprofundus halophilus):
TTCTCCATTTGTAGTCTACGTTACTGACCGAAACAGAGAGACTTTTGGGCATCCCAACACTCACACCTGTGATGTCGACATCGTTCCAGGTGTGTGTGTAAGCACCCCAAATTCCACGGTCTTCTGCATTGACATCATCATCTGCTGTACGGAGATAGACGCCACCGTAGTAGTATTTGCTGTCACTACCGCGCTGCGAAATCGCACCATCGTAGACCTCGAACGCCGCTCCAGAACCACTGAACGATCCGTCCGCGTCATCGTCAGCGTAAACATATCCGCTAGTCTCCACCTGTTCAGATAGTGTGTTGCCCTCTAGGAACCATTCACCTCCATTCCACGATAAACCTGCATAATCTAGTGGAGCCTCGCCGTTTCTGGAGAGATCGTGGTTGAATGCAATTTCACTATAGTAGGCTGACGCGTCGCAGTCATACACTAACGTCAGCCGAAGTTTCGTATCGTACTTAAGGAAGTATTCGATTGACGGACCGCTACTCTCCTCTTTCTCTTTTGAAATGTTGTACTTTTTCTCTATAGACTTTACTCCAAAGCCATTTTTCTCTAGCCTCTTTTCCCAGTTTCCAAAATCGTCATCCTGGTCACGACGTTTCAGGGAGGCCCGAATTTTGTTCTTGAAGGCTTCGACTGGCGTTTTACGACCATTAACAAGACTTGGAGAGAGCATAAGTGCTCCCACCGAACCCATTGTCCTTAGCGTATTCCTTCTGTTTACCAATCTGTTTCCATCAGTAGTTTTGTCTTTTTGCATCTGCAATTACTGATTCTAATGTATGTAATATAAAACTTACTCCTACTGTGATTAGTCCGGTGTACTAACTACTATAGTTAGCCTCTGCAAGGGGGCCCACCCGTTCCGTTCCGGGAGGCTCTTGCTCACCAGTTCTTTTTATGTGGAATACAGATATTGAGCTAGGAACTTTGTTTAACTGAATTTGGGCTCTATAATCAATTATAGCAGGACATCCCTCGCAATCATTATTCTCTTTAGGTGTAGTAGGCTCTACGTCCACATTTATTGCATCATCAGCCATGTCTGGAATTCCCACACCATTTTCAACGGATAATCTCAACTCAAGACATTTTTTGTATGCAAGTACCTGACCTACAATAGTAACTGATTTCCTGTTCTCCTGAGATTTAATGTTTGCTACTTGCTCTCTTTCGTTAACAGACGTACAATAACGATCTAGTGCCTGGATTTCTGTCTTATCAACGGCTACGGCACTTGAGCCTTCATCACCGTCAGTCACGTTATCTAGACATCCAGCTAACAGAAAACTGACCACAACCGGAGGGACTTCACGTCGTTTCATACACTAACAATAAAGAAGGCACCTATGAATCTATCGCAACCAAATCTGCTTCAAAAATATGATGTGTTTCGATTCATACAACACAATTATACCTTTATTTGAAAATTGTATCAGAAGTTACCCAGTTTCTGACAACCACTTAACAGTGCCCCAGATATTCGGTACTTCTCCTATTAGTTCTATCTACGGTTCTTCGATGAAAAGGAAGGGTGTTCTGGAACTAGGCCATCCTCCGAAACTCTGGACCTTTCCCACCAACGACTCGATAGTATAGTGAATGACGATTCATTTTGGCATTCAAAAGAACAGGAGAGGGCCGATTCTGAGATCCTCGTTCGATGCCGGGCCATCCTCATAACATTCCTTATTCAGTGAATCAGTGATTCACTGATCGACGTCTTCCTTGGCGAGTTCGCGAATTTTCTCCTTCGTTTTCTCCTGGTGCTCGCCAAACGCTACCTCGAAAACACCGCGGTAGAAGTGCTTGTTTTTCTCCAGCGTGATGTCCTCGCGTTTGAGCTGCTTTTTCAGGCGAGTGAACGTGATCTCGATGTCCTCGCTTTGCTCCGGTTCAACGTATATCGTGGCTGAATCCCAATCTTCGCGGATGTTCAGCGGTTCATCATCTGTCTCTCCTGCCTCTCTGGTCGACGAATCAGTATCGGTCGTGGATGCTGTTCTCTGCTGATCTGATCGATCCTTGGTCGCTGCCGCAGTTTCACGACCCTGTCCTTCCGATACCTCCGATGTCTCTGTGGTCTCCTCGTCTGAGGGGTCCTCGAACCGCTCGTCCATTCCCCGGGGCATTCTTACGCCTCCACCTGCGTTTTGTCAAACGCTCGTTCCATCGTCTCTGCAATTTCCAGGAAGAGGTCACGCTCTACTTGTTGGTCGTTCGCGTCTTCCCACCCGAAAATATCTCGTCCGTTGTCCCACGCACGCTGGATCGCTACTCGCATCGGGAGTTTGAAAATCGGTGCCATCGACGCGAAGGACTCGTCGAAGGAGTTGAGGAATTTCTGTGACTGACCGTCGTCCCGGTACATATTCGCCAGGAGTCCGACGATTGCGATCTCGATCTGCTGGTTGTCCTCGATGGACTCCAGCTGGTCCCATAGGTCGTCAAGTGCATCCCGTGATGTTGCTTGGGTCTGTGCAGCCAGGAAGACGTTTTGAGCCGCGATGAAGGCCGCGTCCGTCAGGACTGAGAGGTCGGGAGGGCAATCGACTACGATAAAATCGTAGTTGTATCCGTCGTCAACCATCTCTTCGAGGGCGAGTTTCAGTGAGAGGCGGGCATTCGCATCGTCCATCCAATCTCGAGCAAGGCCCATGTCCTTGTGACTGGGAATCAGATCGAAGTTCAGATGGTCGTATTCGTCGGCTTCGATCACGATCTCTGAAAGACTAGTATCGTGCGTGCGCGGATTGTCGACGAGTACGTCGAGCAGGTTCTCGTCATCGGTGACTAGTGTGTTGGGGAGTTCGTTCTTCGGGCTTGACGGATCGTTGTCGTCGCCCGGACCAAGTCCAAGCCCTTTCGTCATGTCGGCTTGTGGGTCCATATCGATTGCAAGAACATCGTGGTCGCGAGTGGCCAGCGCCGCGGCACTGTTGATCGTCGCCGTTGTTTTTCCGGTTCCGCCTTTCTGGTTGCCGAAGGCGATCGTGGGGATGCCAGTCGATGGGGTGACGCCCCATCCACGAGGTGTCTCGGTCATAGTTCGATCATTGAATCAATGACTCATAAATCCATGTCAGACACTCAGTTGTATCTCTCTCAATGCAACACTGCCGAATATCGTTGTTTGATGGGCTGAGAGGCGCAATCGACTCTTTTCGGGTGATGTCCTTGACTCATTGAATCACTGACTCAATGATTCACGAAATCAGTGCTTCATTGATTCTTTGATTCAATAACTTCGTGATGGGGGCCTCATGTTCTTGAGTCTCCAATTCAATACTTCAGGCACTCACTGATTCAGTGACTCAATGAATCTTTGAGTCAGCGACTCCATATTCTCCGTGACGTTAGGAAACTCAATGAATCCTGGACTCTTTGATTCCTAACTTCATGGAATCTGTGACTCAGTGATTCATTGAGTTAGTTATCAACCGAAGAAAGACAACCGGAATGACTTGACAGATGGCGATTGATGTTACGTTCTCTCTCCGAAAGCTGCGTTGAGCTGGTCTCGCATGAACTCTCGTCGGACTCGACGAGAACGCGAGTCAGACAGGTAATTTTGCATCACCACCCGAGGATCACTACTACCCTGCTCTGCAGCGATTTCGTCGACACCTTCGAGAACGCCTTCGAGGACTGCTGTATAGGTATCGTACCAGAATCGACGACAGAGCTGTGGACTTGGTCGTTCACCCCCAATCCGCTCGGGGAGATCTGCTTCCAATGCAAGATTTTGGAACCAATTTCGGATTGTATCGCGGGTCGCGTACGGCGTTTCTCCCTGTGAGGAGGGGAACAGGTATCCAGTCCACGTATCGTCTTCCGCTAGCTCGTCGATTCGGGAGTCGAGCACGTCCATTCCGTACAATAGAGACACTTCGCCGGGCCCATTCTTGCGGTTCTCGAACGTGATGAAGGGGACGTCGTCTTCGTGAACGTCGCGCTGGAACTGCGAGATATGGAGTGCTGCGACCTCACTTGCTCGAAGTCCCCAGCCAGCTAATGCTACCACGAGCAGCTCTTCTCGCGTCGTCCCCGATGCCTGCATCAGTTTCCGAATATGATTCGCTGAAAGCGAAGGAGTCGGGGAATCTTCGACTTCCCACTTGAATTCGTCGTAGAGGCCGCTGGCAGGGTTCATCGAGGCGACCCGCCGCCCGACCAGATGCTGATACCACGCGTCGACGACGCGCCGCACCCGCTGGAGAGTCTGGGCACTGTATTCCCGCTCTGCTCCCTCATTCAACCAGTCAAATGCTGCATAGACCGCGTCAACGGCTTCGTAGGCTGGATTCTCTTGGTCCCGTTGAATCGGTGTGAGGAGGTCGTCCGTCCCGTTCGCCTCCTGGTAGGCACGTACGTAGAGGTTCAGTCGCGTTCGCAGAGCGTCAACAGAAGACGACGCCAGACTGTACCGTGATTTTCGCCGGTTGAGGAACTGTTCGAGGGCGTCGATTGTTGCATCATTCGATGTTGCCCATGTGTAGCCTTCTTCATCGTCCCCGAGATCGAGATCCTCGTTCCAGAACTCTCCAAACGAGCGGTCGTGATGGCGACGGAGAGCGGCGAGGAACGCCCGCGCATCGTGATCTCGAAACCACTGGTGGGTTGGTTTCTCGCTCGTTGGATCGATACCCTCTGTTTCGAGGCAGGGGGCAATCTCTTCCCAGTACAGGTCCGTGAAGTCCTCGAGCGAATACGAGGTCCATCGGACTCCCTCGAATGATGGCACTCGCTCAGCGTCGGTCTCGCTCTCCTGTTCGGCGTCCGATCGACTCATTGTAGTGGTCTCTGAGGGATTCGACTGTCTGAAACTGGATTGGTGCAAAACTCCGATAGAAGCCTAGTCGCGGCCCAGTATGGCGATTCTAAGAGTGGCATATTCGAGTTGTTCAGCGTTTTAGTCGGATTCGTTATTAGTTTGTGGGTTCGGCTGACCAAGAGAGTCTGCGTAACCCACGGCAATACCGGGAATAAAATACGCTATGGTAATAAATCATATACCGCAATACAATTTTCTTGGGTCTGAAGTCAGGCACGTCAGGAATAATCGGTTGGATATGACCATCAAACCTGAGGACTGTCGAAAAGGGAGGGTTTCTACAAATCTGCCGCCTGATTAGGTGCTGGTGGTAGGCGTCGGAATGTTTCGCCCTCGAAGCCAGTATTCTCCACCTCCGAGGAGTCCGTACGCGACGAGATAGAACGGTGCCCAGAAGAGTACTAACGCGAATGCAGGCGCATCGCCTCCTTCACTCCCGATAATGGGCAGATAAATCACAACGTGCCAGAACAATAGGATGAGAGTCATAAGGACTGCTGGCCCTCGAATCCTGTAGCGTACCCAGAGTAGAATGGGAATGCCGATAGTTCCGAATGCGAAGAGGACAGACAGCCCAAAGGACGACCAAAGTGAACCTGTGATTTGGATGTCTGGTGATTGGGAGCTATACAATAGGACGATGCTGGCGTAGATGGCGCTGGCAAGACCACCACTCAGGAGACCTCGTTTCCAGTCGCCTTGTGATGACGGCCACTTACGGAGGGCAACCATAGTTGTACTATGTATAGATACCTGATAAATATGTCTGCTGTCCGTCTTGATGTTCTGACGGTAAGAAGCTCTTGTGAAGATACATACTATTATATATTAAATTTCTCGTGTTATCGAGTAGTGTCGGTCACTCAGCCTACTGAATCTCCGTTTGACCACGACAGGTACTTTACGTTCACCGTCAACGACGAGACCCACAACGGGAGTATCCATTTCCTCACCCATTACGCCGGGAAACCCGATTTCGTCGAAGTACTTCGGAGCGCCTTCTTCCGAGATGAGTCCTACGGCGACGACCGCGCCGACTGGCATCGGAACACCACATCATTCTACGCGTGGGTAAAGGCCCATATGCTCCGACTTGCATGGGACTGCCGCGAAAAGTTCCTCAGCTACTTCCTTCGCTCGTTTCCCAACGTCTGCCGTGACTTCGGTTTCCCGGTCGAACACGACCGCGATACGAGCGGTGCGCCGAGCCAGTCGCGTCTCTGGGAGATGTGGAACAAGGAGTTCACCGAGGTACAGCGCGAGTTCGTGCGGACGGCCACCGAGGAAGCCCTCGCCTTCGCTCGTGAGCAAGGCATTCCGGCCCCCGACCCAGTGTTCCGACCAGAAGAACGAGACATCTCCTCGAAGCGGAGTGAACAGCGGCTTGTCGCAGAGAAGACGATTGAGGTCTGGAAGCAGGCCAAGCCGTTCGTCACAGATGCGTTCTATCTGAACCGAGCAGACAACACTGTGGTTCACGAGAACGCGTTCTGGGAACAGCACGCCTACATGGGAATGCGCGAGAATATGTACGCCCAGAGCGGCCAGCACTCCTTCTATATCGACTCCCAGCGCGACCGCACACCAAGTGCGTCGAACCACCGTTACCAGATAGGGAAACTCACCGCCGAGGAGACGCGCTCGATGCTCCACGAAACCAACCGGATGCTCATCGCTCACGCTCGCCACAACGCCGAACTCGTCGGCAAACTCGTGGCCGCAATCGACATCACGAAGGGCAACCCGTGGACGGGCAAAATCGAGCGCGACGAGGACGGAAACATCACTGAGGACTGGATTCTCGGCTACAAAGACGGTGAAGTGTACTATCAGTGGGCCACCATCCAGATTGTCGGATACGATATTCCGCTCGTGCTGGACGCGGTTCCAGTCAAGCGCGGGACTGCGCGGGCCGACATCGTGGACAACCTGCTGGAGAACGCTCTCGACCTTGTGGGGAACATCGAACTCGTAATGATGGACAGAGGGTTCGACAGCGAGGGCGTGAAGGACGCCTGTGACAAGCACGGGGTCCGCTACCTGAACGGCGCACGGAAGCGCGAATCTGAGAAGGCGACGTGTACCCGACTCCGCCGTGCTGGGAAGACAGTTCACATCGAAGAAGAAACGGTCGCAAGTGGCCCGACTCGTAAGCGAATGTACCTCCCGTCAAGTGCGAACGTCTTCGAGGCAGAGGACGAGGAGGGCGAAGAAGATGAAGGTGGGCCAGACATCCGAGAGGAGATGCGTGAAGAACTCGCTGACCTCGGCATCGAACTGGGCGAAGAGGATACCTCGCACGGGTTCAGCACCCTCATGGAAGAACTGCGAGAAGAGGAAGAGAACGAGCCAACCGTGGGGAGTAAGCAGGACGCACAGGCGTACGCGTTGTTCGAGACGAACCATCCCAGCGTGACGCTGAATGACGATGATAGCGAGGTCGAGCGCATCCATATGGTTGAACGGATGGTTCGCCGCTACCGCCATCGCTGGGGAATCGAGAACGGCTACAAGCAAATTAAGACGTTCCGCGTCCGTACGACGAGCAAACGCCACACGTATCGGTTCTTCAACTTCGTGTTCGCGTGCGTGCTGTACAACGTCTGGCGGCTCGTGGACTTGCTGGTGAAACTCGCTATCGAAGGTGAGAACGCGACGTACGCGCCGCGTGTGGACGCCAATCAGTTCCTGACGGTGGCGAAGAAGTACTACGGCCTCGACCCGCCAGATTAACGCTGAACCGCTCTGTGTCCGCAGAATCCTGAGCGGCGGCACTGTTCTGCACTCCTTATTTTCGGTTAACGGTTGACTGTTTCTGAATCGGCACCTCCATCATTCTCTGACGACCTTTTGTACTGGTGTGATGTGGCGCAAGGAATGCCAGCTCAACCGATTATTTGGCCATATGCCTGTCTTCAGCTTGGGTGATTTCTTCACACAACCTCGGAGGATGGATTTGATGCGTGTCCTTTTTCCAGAGTTTGAATAGAAGAATCGGATACAGATCAACATTGATTGTGCGATTGGCTATCTATCCCTATCAGGAGAAGCTCTCTGTTGCGCGACACGCCGGTTCGAAACAGCTGTTACCTCTCGGTCAATCTCGGAAGGTGCTCGTCGAACAATCGCCCGATCGCTTCCTAGAGGATTTCGGTGGGGGCTGTCTTGGTGAACTGGGCGTTCTCGTAGGTACTTTCGCACCTTTTCGGTTGGTCGCCGCCGAAGCGACCGGTAGGAGACGTCGAGTTCAGCGTCGGGCTGGTGAATACTCGTGTTAAACCGGAGCAACGTGTAGAACGCGAACAAGAGCTTGTCGAGGCCGATCTTCGCATGCGCGAAGATCGTGCCAGTCTTGGTGTTGAACGTGCGGTCGCAATCCTTACAGAGATGCCGCTGATACTCCCGGTAGCTGCCGTGTTTGATCACTGACTCAGACCGGCAGCGCGGGCACTGGAGGCCATCACGGCGCTTGCTTCTGAGTTCAGCAACTCAAATGGGAACATTGCATTCGGGTAACGCGGCAGCGTCGCCCTTGCCAGCTGCGCTTCTACAGCGGCAGCTCTACCCGACCAACAATCACCTTCGAAAGAGCGTTCGCGGAAAATTTCAAAACCAGACCTTCCACCACGTTGCAGACAGGTGGAAATTAGACGTAGGCGTCCGGTTCGGCGTTGTCGGTCTGTTGCCTTCTTTATACGTCTTTCACGGTATAACTGGTGTTGTTTGCGACCCGCCAGAAGGGGTATCCGTATGCAGGCCGGCCCTTCTTACCACTGGACCCGCATCCGG
Coding sequences:
- a CDS encoding ParA family protein; this encodes MTETPRGWGVTPSTGIPTIAFGNQKGGTGKTTATINSAAALATRDHDVLAIDMDPQADMTKGLGLGPGDDNDPSSPKNELPNTLVTDDENLLDVLVDNPRTHDTSLSEIVIEADEYDHLNFDLIPSHKDMGLARDWMDDANARLSLKLALEEMVDDGYNYDFIVVDCPPDLSVLTDAAFIAAQNVFLAAQTQATSRDALDDLWDQLESIEDNQQIEIAIVGLLANMYRDDGQSQKFLNSFDESFASMAPIFKLPMRVAIQRAWDNGRDIFGWEDANDQQVERDLFLEIAETMERAFDKTQVEA
- a CDS encoding tyrosine-type recombinase/integrase yields the protein MSRSDAEQESETDAERVPSFEGVRWTSYSLEDFTDLYWEEIAPCLETEGIDPTSEKPTHQWFRDHDARAFLAALRRHHDRSFGEFWNEDLDLGDDEEGYTWATSNDATIDALEQFLNRRKSRYSLASSSVDALRTRLNLYVRAYQEANGTDDLLTPIQRDQENPAYEAVDAVYAAFDWLNEGAEREYSAQTLQRVRRVVDAWYQHLVGRRVASMNPASGLYDEFKWEVEDSPTPSLSANHIRKLMQASGTTREELLVVALAGWGLRASEVAALHISQFQRDVHEDDVPFITFENRKNGPGEVSLLYGMDVLDSRIDELAEDDTWTGYLFPSSQGETPYATRDTIRNWFQNLALEADLPERIGGERPSPQLCRRFWYDTYTAVLEGVLEGVDEIAAEQGSSDPRVVMQNYLSDSRSRRVRREFMRDQLNAAFGERT
- a CDS encoding transposase; translation: MSVTQPTESPFDHDRYFTFTVNDETHNGSIHFLTHYAGKPDFVEVLRSAFFRDESYGDDRADWHRNTTSFYAWVKAHMLRLAWDCREKFLSYFLRSFPNVCRDFGFPVEHDRDTSGAPSQSRLWEMWNKEFTEVQREFVRTATEEALAFAREQGIPAPDPVFRPEERDISSKRSEQRLVAEKTIEVWKQAKPFVTDAFYLNRADNTVVHENAFWEQHAYMGMRENMYAQSGQHSFYIDSQRDRTPSASNHRYQIGKLTAEETRSMLHETNRMLIAHARHNAELVGKLVAAIDITKGNPWTGKIERDEDGNITEDWILGYKDGEVYYQWATIQIVGYDIPLVLDAVPVKRGTARADIVDNLLENALDLVGNIELVMMDRGFDSEGVKDACDKHGVRYLNGARKRESEKATCTRLRRAGKTVHIEEETVASGPTRKRMYLPSSANVFEAEDEEGEEDEGGPDIREEMREELADLGIELGEEDTSHGFSTLMEELREEEENEPTVGSKQDAQAYALFETNHPSVTLNDDDSEVERIHMVERMVRRYRHRWGIENGYKQIKTFRVRTTSKRHTYRFFNFVFACVLYNVWRLVDLLVKLAIEGENATYAPRVDANQFLTVAKKYYGLDPPD